CATGGGACCGAACTGGCCCAGGGCGTAATCCCGGAAGCCTTCCAGCAGCTCCTGCCCGCTGACATGGCGCTGGGAGCCCGCCTCCTGCTCTTCAATGCGCTGCATGGTGAAATCCAGCGCATCTTTCAGAAAGGCATACGCCCGTTCCGAGAAACGGGAGTCTTTCTGCACAATGCGGCTCACGGCATCTTCAAACGTAGGGGTGGTCATAACGGCGCACCACCACCCTATAGAGCCCCCCTGGGAAAATCAAGGTTTTTGGGAGCACGCAACGTTCATGCCCGCCTGTTCCTTTTCCGGGTATTCCAGACCGGCAAAGGTTCCGGCAAAGAGCACCGCCCGGTCCACCGGGCTGTAAATGAGCCACAGGAAAGGGCGGTTGAATTTTATTTCCGGCCCTTTCCCAAGAGGAGGAGTTCCGGCAAAAGGCTCCATGTCATCAGCGGTGGAGGCCACGGCTTCCAGCCCGTCCTCCCGTACCCGGATGGCGCATTTCTGGTATACGTCATGGATTTTCAAGGGTTCCGACGCGCAACTTCCCATGCGTGAAAAATCCGCGCGGGCGGTAAACGCGTCTTTCATTCCCAGGGCCTCCAGGGCTTCTTTCAGGGAGAGCGTGGGAGAGGCCTGGGAGAAACGGGGCAGACGCAAATGGTATCTGGAATATTGCTCCAGCGGTTTTCTGCCGGGCTGGCGCGTCTCCTCCGAGGCATCGCGGGTGGACAGGGCGGAGAGAATGCCGTTCCATTCCTCCGCCGCCATGCCGGCAATGAATTGTTTCAGCTTCTTCCCCTCCGGAGGCAGGACGGCCATGAACAC
This DNA window, taken from Akkermansia muciniphila, encodes the following:
- a CDS encoding Minf_1886 family protein — its product is MTTPTFEDAVSRIVQKDSRFSERAYAFLKDALDFTMQRIEEQEAGSQRHVSGQELLEGFRDYALGQFGPMASTVLKDWGLRNGKNVGEMVFLLIEEDVFSKQPEDSLDDFKGFMSFRKAFEEPYEFRDQPS